DNA from Petropleomorpha daqingensis:
CCGCCAGCTGACCGTCCCGGTCAGGACGGTGTCCCCGACAGGGAGCCGTCGGGTGCGGGCACCGGGGCACGGGACAGCAGCGCGACCCCGGCGAGGATCGCGACCAACCCGGCCGCGGCCACCGCGAGGTGTCCGCCGCCGCGCTGGAACCGCTCGCCGAAGACCGAGATGCCCAGCCACACGCTGCTGAGCAGCATCACCGAGTTCGTGCTGGCCATGGCCGGGGCGAGGGCGCCGGTGCGCAGCGACGACTGGCCGAGGACCAGCCCGACGAGCCCCGCGGCCAGCAGGGCGTAGAGCTCCCAGCTGCCGAGGACCGCGGCCGCCCCCTGGCCGACCACGTCGGTGACGGCCTTGGTGAGGGCCGACGCCATGCCGAACCCCAGCCCGGCGGCCGCGCCGAAGAGCAGCGCCTGCCGGCTCCCGGTCCGGCTCCGGCCGGCCCACACCAGGACGCCGACCAGGCACAGCGAGCCCAGTCCGGCCAGCCACCACGACGCGGCGGTCGGGTTACCGGTGCCGCCCTCCGGGTTGCCGACGGCGACGAACAGCACGATGCCGAGCACCATCGCGCAGGCCCCCAGCACCACCGGCGGGGTGATCTGCTGGTCGGTCAGCCAGGCGCCGAACGGCAGGGCGATCACCAGGCTGGTCGTGGCCAGGGCCTGGACCACCACGAGCGAGCCCCGGTGCAGGGCGATCGCCTGCAGCACGCCGCCGACCGCGGTCACGGCGCCGCCGAGCAGCCACACGGGTCGCCGGAGCAGCCCGACGACGAAGCCGACGCCCCCCACCCCGGCCCGGTCCGCCGCACCGCCGTCGTCCAGCAGGGTCCCCTTCTGCTGCAGGACCGTGCCCAGCGCGAACGCGGTCGCGGCCAGCAGCGACAGCAGCACCACCACGAGCCGAGTCGACGCCTCGTCCGGGCCGCTGCCCTCGCCCCGCGCGGATGGTCGCCGCGCCGCGGGACCCTGCCGCAGGGCCGCGTGCGACGGCTCCCACACCTCGTGTGGGAGCCTCGGTCGCGTGCGCACGCGATTCGTCCGCCGGCCGGTGGTCGCCGGCTTCCTCCTCGCCGTCGCGGTCGGCGGCCTCACCGGCTGCCGGACCTCGCCGACCGTCGCCGCCTACGTCGGCGAGGAGACGGTCACCGTCTCCGAGCTGCAGTCCGCCGAGGACTCCCGGCGGCAGGACGACGCCATCGACGCGTACGCGAAGGACAACGAGGAGGCCTTCACCCGCCAGGTGCTGAGCGTGCTCGTGGGCAAGGAGGTCTACGCCGCGGCCGCCGAGCACTGGCACGTCAGCGTCTCCGATGCCGAGGTGAGCGACCGCATCGACACCATCCTCGACGGCGCCGACCCCTCCGCCCTGTACGACCAGGCGGCCTCGCAGGGCCTCGGCAAGGCGGACGTGTTCGAGCTCGTCCGCGAGCAGCTGCTCCGGCAGGAGATCGCGCGCGCCGAGGGCCTGGACGACCCGCTGTCCGAGGCGGCGCTGCAGAAGCAGTACCAGCAGAACCGCGACCAGTACAAGCAGTACGTCTTCGGCTACATCGCCGTCCCGGACCAGGCCACCGCCGACGGCGTCCTCGCCGCGCTGACCGCCGACCCGAGCAGCTATCCGGCAGTGGCCGCGGGCTACGACAACGGCGTGACGCTGCTGCAGCCCGAGGCGCGGCCGGCCGACCAGCTGCCCCAGGTGCTGGCCCAGCAGATCGCCGCGACCCCGCCCGGCTCCGGGTTCACCGTCCCCGTGCAGGACGTCGGGGTGGTCGTCGCCTTCGTCACCGACGTCACCTTCCAGGCCTACGCCGACGTGAAGGCCGACCTGCAGGACGCCGCCCGGTCGCAGGTCGACGACGCGGCGACGAAGGCGGTCTCGGACTTCCGCGACGGCCTCGACGTGACGATCAACCCGCGCTACGGCGTGCTCAAGGAGAACCGGGTCGTCGCGGACGACTCCGGCGTGGTGCAGATCGTCTCGGACACGAGCAGCGCGGCCGCCCCGTCGAGCTCGACCGGGGGCTGACCCCGGTGCCCGTCGCCGTCGAGGTCTGCGTCAGTCCGCGGTTGCCCGGCCTGCTCGGCCCGGCCGGCTGGCGCGAGGTCTCCGGCTCCCGGCCGCTGGTCGCGCTGCCCGGCGCCGCCGCGACCGCCGCCGCGCTGCGGGCCGCCGGTCTCGCCGTCACCGACGTCCCCGGGTTGGCGGCCGCGCAGGGCCGTCCCGACGACGTCGTCGTCCTCGGGACGGCGGAGGAGCTCGCGGGCCTGGACGCGATCGACGGCGCCCCCGAGCCCCCCGGCGCCCGGCTGCTCGACGTCGTCACGGTCATGGACCGGCTGCGCTCGCCCGGCGGCTGCCCCTGGGACGCCGAGCAGACCCATGCCTCGCTGCGCGGCTACCTGCTCGAGGAGGCGCACGAGGCCTACGACGCGATCGTCGACGACGACTACCCGGCGATGCGCGAGGAGCTGGGCGACGTGCTGCTGCAGGTCGCCTTCCACGCCCGCGTGGCGCAGGAGGCGGGCGAGCGGGCCTTCGACATCGACGACGTCGCCGGCGACCTGGTCGACAAGCTGGTCCGCCGGCACCCGCACGTGTTCGGCGACGCGGGTCCGCGGGACGTCGAGCAGGTCGAGGCGGGCTGGGAGGAGATCAAGAGGGCGGAGAAGCAGCGGCGCTCGCCCACCGAGGGCGTCTCCCGCTCGCAGCCGGCCGCCTCGTGGGGCGCGGCGCTGGTGCGGCGAGCGGCCCGGGCGGGGCTGGACACCCCGCCGTCGGGGGAGCTGTCGGTGGACAGCCCGGAGGCGCTGGGCGAGCGGCTGCTCGGCGTGGTCGTGGCGGCCGCCGAGCGCGGCTGGGACGTCGAGGACGCGCTGCGCGAGGCGGTCCGCCGCTACGCCGGGGAGCTGGACGCGCAGGCCGAGGCCCGGGGGTAAACATCCGATCGGCGTGAACCATCGCACCACCGATCGATGTGACATCCGGTAGCGGCTTTTCCTAGCGTGGGGGGAGCCCGGTCGGGCGCCGGCCCCGTGTGCGTGCCGGCCCCCGGGCGAACCGGCGGTGCCGCCGCGACGACGCGCGGACCGCCCGTCCCCGATCCCCGAGGAGTGAGTTCCGCTGTTCTCCGGACCTTCCCCGTCCGCCGTCCCGTCCGCGGCACCCGCCGCCGTCCAGGGGCTGCTGCCCGACGCGACGTGGGCGCTGCTGCTGGTGCTGGCCGGCGTGGCGGTCGCCGCCTGGCTGGTCGCCGCCGGCCTCGGCGCCCTCGTCACCCGCCTGGCCGCCCGCCGCGCCCTGGTCGGCGACCTGTCCCGCCGCGCCCGCCGGCCGTTCCGCCTGGCGGCGGTGCTGGTGGCGCTGCTCGTCGTGCTCGACTCCGCGACCGCCGTCGGCGACTGGCGCGGGCCCGTCGTCCGGATCCTGGGCCTGGCGCTGATCGGCACGATCGCCTGGCTGGTCGGCGTGGCCGCCTTCGCGGTGGGTGACCTCGCGCTGCGCCGCTACGACGTCGACGTCGTCGACAACCGCCACGCCCGGCGGGTGCGCACGCAGATCTTCCTGCTCCGGCGGCTGGTCGTGGTGGTGATCGCCGTCCTGGCCGCCGCCGCGATGCTGCTGACCTTCCCGGCCGCCCGGGCCGCAGGGGCGAGCATCCTGGCCAGCGCCGGGGTGATCTCCATCGTCGCGGGCCTGGCCGCCCAGACCTCCCTGGCGAACGTGTTCGCCGGGCTGCAGCTGGCCTTCACCGACGCCATCCGCGTCGACGACGTCGTGGTGATCGACGACGAGTGGGGCCGGATCGAGGAGATCACGCTGACCTACGTCGTCGTGCACATCTGGGACGACCGGCGGCTGGTGCTGCCCTCGACGTACTTCACCACCAACCCGTTCCAGAACTGGACCCGCAAGGAGTCCGCCGTGCTCGGCGCGGTGGAGCTCGACGTGGACTGGTCGACGCCGTTCGACCGGCTGCGCGCCGAGCTGGACCGGCTGCTCGCCGACAACCCGCTGTGGGACCGCCGCGTCGGGGTGCTGCAGGTGACCGACGCGGTCGGCACGCTGGTCCGCGTGCGCGTGCTGGTCAGCGCCAAGGACGGGCCGACGCTGTTCGACCTGCGCTGCCACGTGCGCGAGGGCCTGGTCGTCTACCTGCAGCGCGAGCACGCGCACGCCCTGCCGCGGGTACGCACCGAGGGCGTCGAGGGCGGCTCGCCGTCCGGCAGCCGGGCGCCGTCGACCGCCGAGGGGCTGTTCACCGGCGACGAGCAGCGCGCGACGGCGTTCGCCTAGTTCGGGCTGACGAGGTTTCGCGCGCTTAACCGCGCGCGGTTGAGCGCGCGAAACCTCAGTCCCGGCGGCGGGGTGGCGGCAGCGGGTCGGAGCCGAGCAGCTGGGTGAGCCAGAAGAGCACCCCGGCCGACAGCACCGTGGCGCCGAGGAAGCCGGCCACCCCGCTGCCGTCGAGGTAGGCCCAGAGCAGCCCGAGCACCGGTGCGGCGAAGACGACGACGAGGTCGCTGCGCACCTGCCGGGCCCAGCTCGGCGGGCGGTCCGGCGCGTCCTCCGGGACGACGACGGACCGCTCCCCGCGGGGCGGGCGGCTGCGCAGCCGGCCCGACGGCCAGAGCTCGGCGCCGTCGACGACCGGCAGCACCCAGCGGCGGCCGACGTCCCCGCGGAGCTCCAGCGACGAGTCTGGCTCCAGCGCGGCCAGCTCGGGCGACCAGTGCACCGGCACCCAGCGCTCCCCGCGCGCGGTGACCAGCTCCAGCCAGCTGCGCACGACCAGACCCTGCCGGACCACCACGCGGCTGCCGGTCGCCGCGGACGGCGCGGCCCGCCGCAGCCGGCGCAGCCGCAGCACGCGCAGGCCGGTCACCACGGAGACGACCAGCAGGATGACGAGCGTGGCGAACAGCCCGAACAGGAGGTCCTCGACCGCCCGGTGCGCCGCGTCGCCGTCGGCGTAGACCGCCGTGCGCTCCGCGGGGGAGGACGGGTCGTACTGCACGGCGATCTTCGCGTCCTTCGGGATGTCCTGCGGGTCCCGCAGCACGATCACGCCGGCGCGCACGGCGCCGTCCTCGCCGGGCAGGGTCACCGACACCCCGCGCCCGTCGGGCGCCTCGTTCGAGGAGACGACGGTCGCGGTCGCGGTGGCGGTCGCCGCCTCGAGCGGCTCGCGCTCGGTCGACAGGCGCACGGCCAGGACGGCGAGCAGCACGATGCCCGCCGTGAGCAGCGGCAGGTAGCCGAGCAGCAGCTGGGCGGCGGCGCGGCGGTGCGGCCGGAGCGCGGCGGGAGGAGTCATCGCCTAGATCGTCGCAGGTTGCACGGGGCGGGCAGCGCGGTCGCGGTCGTCGTCCTCGATAGGCTGCCCCTCGTGGCCAGCATCGACGCCGTAGGCGCGCGGGAGATCCTCGACTCGCGCGGAAACCCCACCGTGGAGGTCGAGGTCGCCCTCGACGACGGGACGATCGCCCGCGCGGCGGTCCCCAGCGGCGCCTCGACCGGCGCCTTCGAGGCCGTGGAGCTGCGCGACGGCGGCGACCGCTACGGCGGCAAGGGCGTGACCAAGGCCGTCGACAACGTGCTCGACGTGATCGGCCCCGAGCTGGTCGGCTACGACGCCAGCGAGCAGCGGCTGATCGACCAGCGGCTGCTCGACCTCGACGGCACCCCGAACAAGGAGCGTCTGGGCGCCAACGCGCTGCTCGGCGTCAGCCTCGCGGTCGCCCGGGCAGCCGCCGACTCCGCCGGCCTGCCGCTGTTCCGCTACGTCGGCGGCCCGTCGGCGCACCTGCTGCCGGTGCCGATGATGAACATCCTCAACGGTGGCGCCCACGCCGACAGCAACGTCGACGTGCAGGAGTTCATGGTCGCCCCCATCGGCGCGGCGACCTTCGCCGAGGCGCTGGCCATGGGCGCGGAGACCTACCACGCGCTGAAGTCGGTGCTGAAGAAGGACGGCCTGGCGACCGGTCTCGGCGACGAGGGCGGCTTCGCGCCCAACCTGTCGAGCAACCGGGCGGCGCTGGACCTCATCGCCCGCGCGGTGGAGCAGGCCGGGTTCTCCCTCGGCACGGACATCGCATTCGCCCTCGACGTCGCCGCGACGGAGTTCCACGGCGACCAGGGCTACGCGTTCGAGGGCAAGAACCTGACCGCCGGTGACCTCACCGAGTACTACCGCGGGCTCGTCGACGCCTACCCGATCGTCTCGATCGAGGACCCGCTGTCCGAGGAGGACTGGGAGGGCTGGGTCGCGCTGACCGACGCCCTCGGCGACCGCGTGCAGATCGTCGGCGACGACCTGTTCGTCACCAACCCCGCCCGGCTGGCCGACGGGATCGCCCAGGGCGCGGCCAACGCGCTGCTGGTCAAGGTCAACCAGATCGGCACGCTGACCGAGACCCTCGACGCGGTGAACCTGGCTCACCGCAGCGGCTACCGCTGCATGATGAGCCACCGCTCCGGCGAGACCGAGGACACCACGATCGCCGACCTCGCCGTCGCCACCGACTGCGGGCAGATCAAGACCGGTGCCCCGGCGCGCAGCGAGCGCGTGGCCAAGTACAACCAGCTGCTCCGGATCGAGGAGGAGCTCGATGACGCCGCGCGCTACGCCGGCGCCGCCGCCTTCCCGCGCCTCACCGACCAGGACGCCTGAGGTCCACCGGGTGAGCAGCGTCCGGGGCCGGCGGGGGACGTCGTCCTCCCGCCAGCCCGGTCGGCGCACCGGCGCCCGGACGGTCGCCCGCGCCGCCGGTCCGGTGCACACCGGGCCGGTGCGCACCGGCGTGCGCTCGACCGCGCCGCGGCGGCCGGGGCAGCGGCGCTCGGTGCGCCGTCCGGGCCGCACGACCGGCACCCGGCGACGCCCGCTGTTCACCGGCCGGGCGGTGCTGCTCGGCGCGCTGGTGCTGCTGCTCGCGCTGACCCTGGCCGGCCCGGTGCGCCAGTACCTCGCCGGTCGCACCCAGCTGGTGCAGCTGGCCGCCGAGCGCACCCGCCTCGAGCAGCGGGCCCAGGCGCTGCAGGACCAGCTGGACCGTCAGGCCGACCCCGCCTACACCGCCCGCCAGGCCCGGGAGCGGCTCACCTACGTGCTCCCGGGCGACCGGCTCGTCGTGGTGGTCGACGGCCGGACGGTGGCGGGGGACGCCGGCACGCTGCCCAGCGACGCGGGCGGTTCGGCCGACCGCCCGCCGTGGTACGAGGGCCTCATGGACTCGCTCTCCACGGCCGACGGCGACCCGGCGGGGTCCGGTGGCTGAACGGACCCCCGTCACCCCCGAGGAGCGGGAGATCATCGCCCGCCAGCTCGGTCGCCCCCCACGGGCGCTGGTCAACGTCGCGCACCGCTGCCCCTGCGGCCAGCCGGACGTGGTGGAGACCGCGCCGCGGCTGGAGGACGGCACCCCGTTCCCGACGCTGTACTACCTGACCTGCCCGCGCGCCGCGGCGGCCGCCAGCCGGCTCGAAGCGGCCGGCCGGATGAAGGAGTGGCAGGCCGAGCTGGCCACCGATCCGGAGCTCGCCGCGGGCTACCAGCACGCCCACGAGAGCTACCTCGCCGAGCGCGACGCCCGCGAGGTGCTGCCCACCCGCACCACCGCCGGTGGGATGCCCGACCGGGTGAAGTGCCTGCACGCCCTCGCCGGGCACGCCCTGGCTGCCGGTCCGGGTGTGAACCCGATCGGCGACCGGGCGGTCGAGGGGATGGGGGAGTGGTGGGCCGCCGGCCCCTGCGCCCAGGAGGAGGGCGCATGAGCCGGGTCGCCGCGATCGACTGCGGCACGAACTCGATCCGCCTGCTGGTCGCCGACGTGCCCGACGAGGGTCCGCACACCGACCTGGTCCGCCGGATGGAGATCGTCCGGCTCGGTCAGGGCGTCGACGCCACGGGCCGGCTGGCACCGGAGGCGATCGAGCGCACCCGCCGCGTGCTCGCCGAGTACGCCGAGACGTGCCGGGAGCTGGGCGCCACCGCCGTCCGGATGGTCGCCACCAGCGCCACCCGGGACGCGGCGAACCGCGAGGACTTCGAGCAGATGGTGGTCGCGACCCTCGGCCAGAAGCCGGACGTCGTCCCGGGGCGGGAAGAGGCCGAGCTGTCCTTCCTCGGCGCGACCGCCTCCCTGGACGCCGCCGCGCAGGCGCACGGCAACCCGGCGCCGCGGCCGCCGTTCCTGGTCGTGGACATCGGCGGCGGGTCGACGGAGTTCGTGCTCGGGGACGCCTCGGGCGTGCGCGCCGCGGTCTCGGTCGACATCGGCTGCGTGCGGCTGACCGAGCGGCACCTGCACGGCGATCCGCCGTCCGCCGACGAGATCCAGCGGACCGAGGCCGACATCCGCGCCGCGCTCGCCGTGGTCGCCGACCAGGTGCCCGTCGCCGAGGCGGCGTCGCTGGTCGGGCTGGCCGGCTCGGTGACCACCGTCGCGGCCCTCGCGCTGAAGCTGCCGGAGTACGACCCGGTGGCGATCCACGGCTCCCGCATCCCGGTCGGCGGCGTCCGGTCGGTCACCGCCGGGCTGCTCACCGCCACCCGCGAGCGCCGGGCGGCCCTGCCGGTGATGCACCCGGGCCGGGTCGACGTGATCGGCGCCGGATCGCTCGTGCTCCGCGTGATCATGGATGCCTTCGACCTCGACGAGGTCGTCGTCAGCGAGCACGACATCCTCGACGGCATCGCCCTGCGTCTGGCCCGCTGACCGGTGGCGGTCGACGAGGCCGGTTTCCCGGTCACCCGGTCTGCCGCCGGGGTGGTGCGCTCCGCGGCCGGCGCGCGCACGCTGTCGGTGCTCGACGCCCGCATCTCCGGCTGCTACGCCTGCCCGCGGCTGGTCGCCTGGCGCGAGGAGGTGGCGCGGGTCAAGCGCGCCTCGTTCCGCGACTGGGACTACTGGGGCCGCCCGGTCCCTGGGCTCGGGCCGGACGACTCGCGGATCGCCGTCGTCGGCCTGGCCCCTGCGGCGCACGGCGGCAACCGCACCGGGCGGGTGTTCACCGGCGACCGCAGCGGCGACTCGATCTTCGCCGCGCTGTGGCGGGCCGGCCTGGCCAACCAGCCGACGTCCACGCACGTGGGCGACGGGCTCGAGCTCACCGACGTCCGGGTGGCGGCCGCGGTGCGCTGCGCCCCGCCCGCCAACGCTCCCACGCCCGAGGAGCGCGACACCTGCAACCCCTGGCTGGCCCGCGAGCTCGCGCTGCTGCCGCGGTTGCGGGTGGTCGTCGTCCTCGGTGGGTTCGGGTGGACGGCGCTGTGGCCGGTGCTCGCCGCAGCCGGCTACGCGCTGCCCCGGCCGCGCCCGGCGTTCGGTCACGGCGTGGAGGTGGAGCTGGCCGGTCCGCGCGGCCCGCTGACCCTGCTGGGCAGCTACCACGTCAGCCAGCAGAACACCTTCACCGGCAAGCTCACCGAGCCGATGCTCGACGCCGTCCTGTCCCGGGCGAAGGAGCTCGCTCAGGCGACCACGTAGCCGTCCGGGCCGCACCGCCGGGCGGCGGACGACGCGGCCGGGCGGGTTACCGTGCTGTCCGATCCCGCCCCCGTAGCCCAATTGGCAGAGGCAGGCCCCTTAAAAGGGTCCCAGTGTCGGTTCGAGCCCGACCGGGGGTACTCCCCGCCCGTCGCGGCGATCCAGCGGCGGTTGGATGGCCTGCCCAACCAGTTGTGGGTCAGGAGTTCACTCTGCGGGGTCAACTGGGGTTTTCAGGAACGTCCGCACCGCGCGGGGCGTTGACCTGACCGAGTGCTGTCCAGCACCGTGGACGCACGGACCCACCGGTCACCTCGAGGAGATGACATGCCCAGCAGCAACCCCGCTTTCGGGCGCGGCTTCCAGAGCGCCACGCGGAGCGGGCAGTTCGGCGCCGCGGGCTCCACCTACGCCCCGCCGGCGCCGCACGACCCGTATGCCGCGCCGTCGCCCTACGCGCGGTCCACCACCCGCTACCTGACGATGGACGACGTCGTCACCAAGACCGGGCTCACCTTCCTGGTCACCGTCGTCGCGGCCGCGGCGGTCTGGGCGCTCCCGGGGACGACCGGCTGGGCGCTCGCCCTCCCGGCGGTCCTGGTCGGCCTGGTGCTCGGCCTGGTGATCGCGTTCAAGATGATCTCCAACCCGGCGGCGACGCTGGCCTACGCCGCCGTCGAGGGCGTGTTCCTCGGTGCGATCAGCGAGGCCTTCGACATGCGCTGGCCCGGGATCGTGATCCAGGCCGTGATCGGCACGCTCGGCGTCTTCGCCGGCATGCTGGTGGTCTACAAGACCGGCGCGATCCGCGTGACCCCGAAGTTCACCCGCTGGATGATCGGCGCGCTGGTCGGCGTCCTCGTCCTGGTGCTGGTCAACCTGATCGCCTCGTTCATCACCCCGGGCGGTCTGGGCCTGCGTGATGGCGGCCCCATCGCGATCATCTTCAGCCTGGTCGTGATCGGCGTCGGCGCGCTGTCGCTGCTGCTCGACTTCGACATGGCCGACGAGGCGATCCGCCGCGGCGCCCCGGCGAAGTTCGCGTGGTACATCGCCTTCGGCCTGCTGGTCACCGTCGTCTGGCTGTACCTGGAGATCCTGCGGCTGCTCAGCTACCTGCGCAACTAGCCTGAGCCAGACGCACCGGTGGCCCGGTCCCCTGAGGGGGCCGGGCCACCGTCGTCTTCGGAGAGCCTCGCCTCGGCGGCTCATTCTCGCGGCTCTCCTGCAGCTCTTGCGGTTCTGCAGGACCGCAAGAGCTGCAGGAAAACCGCGAGAGCGGCTCGGGACATCAGCTCAGGCGCTCGAGCACCATCGCCATGCCCTGGCCACCGCCGACGCACATCGTCTCCAGGCCGAAGGTCTTGTCCTTGGTCTGCAGACCGTTGATGAGCGTGCCGGTGATGCGGGCGCCGGTCATGCCGAACGGGTGGCCGACGGCGATCGCGCCGCCGTGCACGTTCAGCTTGTCGATGTCGATGCCCAGGTCGCGGTAGCTCGGGATGACCTGCGCGGCGAACGCCTCGTTGATCTCGACCAGGTCGATGTCGTCGATCGTCATCCCGGCCCGCTTGAGCGCGAGGTTGGACGCGTCCACCGGGCCGTAGCCCATGATCTCCGGCGACAGGCCGGTGACCGCGGTGCTGACGATCCGGGCCAGCGGCGTGAGACCGAGCTCGCGGGCCTTCGTGTCGCTCATGACGATCACCGCGGCGGCACCGTCGTTGAGCGGGCAGGCGTTGCCGGCGGTGACCCGGCCGTCGGGGCGGAACACCGGCTTGAGACCGGAGATGCCCTCCAGCGTCGTCCCGGCGCGCGGGCCGTCGTCCTTGGAGACGACGGTGCCGTCGGGCAGCGTGACCGGGGTGATCTCCCGCTCCCAGAAGCCGTTGTTGATGGCCTCCTCGGCGAGGTTCTGGCTGCGGACGGCGAACTCGTCCATCTCCTGCCGGCTGACGTCCTTGAGCAGCGCCAGGTTCTCCGCGGTCTGCCCCATCGCGATGTAGATGTCGGGCACCTCGCCGTCCTGACGCGGGTCGCGCCAGCTGTCGGCGCCGCTCTCGGCGACCTTGGCCACCCGGCCCTGCGCGTCGGCGAACGCGGGGTTGTGGGTGTCGGGCAGCGAGTCGGAGTTGCCCTTCACGAAGCGGGACACCATCTCCACGCCCGCGGAGATGAAGACGTCGCCCTCGCCGGCCTTGATCGCGTGCATCGCCATCCGCGTGGTCTGCAGCGACGAGGAGCAGTAGCGGGTGATCGTCGTCCCGGGCAGGTGGTCGTAGCCGAGGAGGACGCTCACCACGCGGCCCATGTTGTAACCCTGCTCGCCGCCGGGCAGGCCGCAGCCGAGCATGAGGTCGTCGATGTCGGCCGGGTCGAGCGCGGGCACCTTGTCCAGGGCCGCCCGCACGATGGTGGTGGCGAGGTCGTCGGGCCGCAGGTCCTTCAGCGACCCCTTGAACGCACGCCCGATCGGGGAGCGCGCGGTCGCGACGATGACTGCTTCGGGCACGAGGGTCCTCCGAGGGGTGCGGGCTCCGACGCTGGAGCGGTTCCTACCCGCCCGAAACTACTCCGCAGTAGTCAGCCGGCGATGGGTGCCTCGGCGGCCCGCTCGGCCTCTTCGGGGGTGGGCAGCTCCGACGGCCGACGGCGGCGCAGCAGCGCCCACGGGCCGCGTGGGCCGGTCTCGGAGCCACGGACCTCGGTGGGCTGCACCTCCGTGCCGGGGCGGCTGGCCGCCCGCGCCGCGGCCTGCGCGACCGGGCGGACGCTGTCGCGGCGCATCCCGAGCCGCCCACGGTCGGCGGCGGCCGGCCAGACGTCGATGGCGTCGGCGACCGAACGCAGCAGCACCGCCGCGGCCGCGGCGTACCCGGCCGCGCTCGGGTGGAACTCGTCGACGCTGAACATCGAGCGGTCGGAGGCGAACGTCGGGCCGAGGACGTCGCCCAGCGACACGGTGCGCCCGCCGGCGGCGACGACGGCGATCGTCTGCGCGGCCGCCATCTGACGGCTCCACCGGCGCGCGAGCAGCCGCAGCGGGACACCGATCGGGCGGATCGTGCCGAGGTCGGGGCAGGTGCCGACGACGACCTCGCACCCGGACTCGACCAGCCGGGTCACCGCGTCGGAGAGCTGCCGCACCGCGACCGACGGCCGGGTCCGGGTGGTGACGTCGTTGGCGCCGATCATGATCACGGCGACGTCGGGCTGCTCCATGAGCGCCTTGTCCACCTGGTCGTGCAGCTCGGCCGAGACCGCGCCGGAGACGGCCAGCCGCACCAGGCGCACCGGCCGCTCGGCGAGCTCGGCCAGCGCGGCGGCGATCAGCACACCGGGCGTCTCGGAGGCGCGCTCGACACCGAGCCCGACCGCGCTGG
Protein-coding regions in this window:
- a CDS encoding DMT family transporter, whose translation is MVVLLSLLAATAFALGTVLQQKGTLLDDGGAADRAGVGGVGFVVGLLRRPVWLLGGAVTAVGGVLQAIALHRGSLVVVQALATTSLVIALPFGAWLTDQQITPPVVLGACAMVLGIVLFVAVGNPEGGTGNPTAASWWLAGLGSLCLVGVLVWAGRSRTGSRQALLFGAAAGLGFGMASALTKAVTDVVGQGAAAVLGSWELYALLAAGLVGLVLGQSSLRTGALAPAMASTNSVMLLSSVWLGISVFGERFQRGGGHLAVAAAGLVAILAGVALLSRAPVPAPDGSLSGTPS
- a CDS encoding Ppx/GppA phosphatase family protein; translation: MSRVAAIDCGTNSIRLLVADVPDEGPHTDLVRRMEIVRLGQGVDATGRLAPEAIERTRRVLAEYAETCRELGATAVRMVATSATRDAANREDFEQMVVATLGQKPDVVPGREEAELSFLGATASLDAAAQAHGNPAPRPPFLVVDIGGGSTEFVLGDASGVRAAVSVDIGCVRLTERHLHGDPPSADEIQRTEADIRAALAVVADQVPVAEAASLVGLAGSVTTVAALALKLPEYDPVAIHGSRIPVGGVRSVTAGLLTATRERRAALPVMHPGRVDVIGAGSLVLRVIMDAFDLDEVVVSEHDILDGIALRLAR
- a CDS encoding MazG family protein, whose translation is MPVAVEVCVSPRLPGLLGPAGWREVSGSRPLVALPGAAATAAALRAAGLAVTDVPGLAAAQGRPDDVVVLGTAEELAGLDAIDGAPEPPGARLLDVVTVMDRLRSPGGCPWDAEQTHASLRGYLLEEAHEAYDAIVDDDYPAMREELGDVLLQVAFHARVAQEAGERAFDIDDVAGDLVDKLVRRHPHVFGDAGPRDVEQVEAGWEEIKRAEKQRRSPTEGVSRSQPAASWGAALVRRAARAGLDTPPSGELSVDSPEALGERLLGVVVAAAERGWDVEDALREAVRRYAGELDAQAEARG
- a CDS encoding uracil-DNA glycosylase, with product MAVDEAGFPVTRSAAGVVRSAAGARTLSVLDARISGCYACPRLVAWREEVARVKRASFRDWDYWGRPVPGLGPDDSRIAVVGLAPAAHGGNRTGRVFTGDRSGDSIFAALWRAGLANQPTSTHVGDGLELTDVRVAAAVRCAPPANAPTPEERDTCNPWLARELALLPRLRVVVVLGGFGWTALWPVLAAAGYALPRPRPAFGHGVEVELAGPRGPLTLLGSYHVSQQNTFTGKLTEPMLDAVLSRAKELAQATT
- a CDS encoding peptidylprolyl isomerase codes for the protein MRTRFVRRPVVAGFLLAVAVGGLTGCRTSPTVAAYVGEETVTVSELQSAEDSRRQDDAIDAYAKDNEEAFTRQVLSVLVGKEVYAAAAEHWHVSVSDAEVSDRIDTILDGADPSALYDQAASQGLGKADVFELVREQLLRQEIARAEGLDDPLSEAALQKQYQQNRDQYKQYVFGYIAVPDQATADGVLAALTADPSSYPAVAAGYDNGVTLLQPEARPADQLPQVLAQQIAATPPGSGFTVPVQDVGVVVAFVTDVTFQAYADVKADLQDAARSQVDDAATKAVSDFRDGLDVTINPRYGVLKENRVVADDSGVVQIVSDTSSAAAPSSSTGG
- the eno gene encoding phosphopyruvate hydratase, producing the protein MASIDAVGAREILDSRGNPTVEVEVALDDGTIARAAVPSGASTGAFEAVELRDGGDRYGGKGVTKAVDNVLDVIGPELVGYDASEQRLIDQRLLDLDGTPNKERLGANALLGVSLAVARAAADSAGLPLFRYVGGPSAHLLPVPMMNILNGGAHADSNVDVQEFMVAPIGAATFAEALAMGAETYHALKSVLKKDGLATGLGDEGGFAPNLSSNRAALDLIARAVEQAGFSLGTDIAFALDVAATEFHGDQGYAFEGKNLTAGDLTEYYRGLVDAYPIVSIEDPLSEEDWEGWVALTDALGDRVQIVGDDLFVTNPARLADGIAQGAANALLVKVNQIGTLTETLDAVNLAHRSGYRCMMSHRSGETEDTTIADLAVATDCGQIKTGAPARSERVAKYNQLLRIEEELDDAARYAGAAAFPRLTDQDA
- a CDS encoding FtsB family cell division protein, whose protein sequence is MSSVRGRRGTSSSRQPGRRTGARTVARAAGPVHTGPVRTGVRSTAPRRPGQRRSVRRPGRTTGTRRRPLFTGRAVLLGALVLLLALTLAGPVRQYLAGRTQLVQLAAERTRLEQRAQALQDQLDRQADPAYTARQARERLTYVLPGDRLVVVVDGRTVAGDAGTLPSDAGGSADRPPWYEGLMDSLSTADGDPAGSGG
- a CDS encoding DUF501 domain-containing protein, with the protein product MAERTPVTPEEREIIARQLGRPPRALVNVAHRCPCGQPDVVETAPRLEDGTPFPTLYYLTCPRAAAAASRLEAAGRMKEWQAELATDPELAAGYQHAHESYLAERDAREVLPTRTTAGGMPDRVKCLHALAGHALAAGPGVNPIGDRAVEGMGEWWAAGPCAQEEGA
- a CDS encoding mechanosensitive ion channel family protein, encoding MLAGVAVAAWLVAAGLGALVTRLAARRALVGDLSRRARRPFRLAAVLVALLVVLDSATAVGDWRGPVVRILGLALIGTIAWLVGVAAFAVGDLALRRYDVDVVDNRHARRVRTQIFLLRRLVVVVIAVLAAAAMLLTFPAARAAGASILASAGVISIVAGLAAQTSLANVFAGLQLAFTDAIRVDDVVVIDDEWGRIEEITLTYVVVHIWDDRRLVLPSTYFTTNPFQNWTRKESAVLGAVELDVDWSTPFDRLRAELDRLLADNPLWDRRVGVLQVTDAVGTLVRVRVLVSAKDGPTLFDLRCHVREGLVVYLQREHAHALPRVRTEGVEGGSPSGSRAPSTAEGLFTGDEQRATAFA